The proteins below come from a single Conger conger chromosome 10, fConCon1.1, whole genome shotgun sequence genomic window:
- the LOC133139041 gene encoding putative RNA-binding protein 15B translates to MKRQADRDVSPARAIAKRIRERDRDRDRDGGARREDVAPPPLAALLSESRNYHKHPARSRSRERERFRLREERGAGESLHRQHHRDLGLPSRPPLRTTAALPKSKAAAEPLGSRGGGSSLEYKTLLISNLGSQLTDEQVEDGLFHEFKKFGDVSVKMSHTPELGRVAYVNFRHPDNAKEARRSKARLVMYDRPLKVEAVYVRRRSCTPPDVGYVPVHSPYHRQRSVSPGAGKIRDVRPRHYAMELGLSRERERALEYYSMLDERARALAYQPPEEDLMPEDDQRATRNLFIGNLDSNVSEAELRRGFHKFGVIEEVVIKRPARGQGGAYAFLNFQNLDMAHRAKVAMSGRVFGGNPVKIGYGKANPTTRLWVGGLGPGTSLAALAREFDRFGSIRTVDYAKGDSFAYVQYESLDAAQAACAQMRGFPLGGPERRLRVDFAKAEEARTYPPPYPPPAPPLPLHLELLDGYAWHRGLGQELRARDRTPPHALFAERERERERPFLERADWPDGLERRGSLEALGRGRARSRSRELWDREAGPKAWEERRKRRSLSSERASDRGRGKARGAESPTHSPAPKTPEPRPKTPERPPEDGAGGGRGEAGRNHRGGSDSEDEPAPPPAPRRPASLAEFAHSLPPAWSGSLVLKNSCFPTSMHLLQGGAGFLPALLRDQAPRAGPITQLKIAQRLRLDQPKLDEVTRRMNQGGPEGYAVLLAVQGPVERAGALEPGLQTRLLRNLVTYLRNKQAAGVIGLPLGGGRERQGGGMLYAFPPCGFSQQYLQTALSTLGKLEEEHLVVVIVKDSV, encoded by the coding sequence atgaagagGCAGGCCGACCGGGACGTAAGTCCGGCGCGAGCTATAGCCAAGCGCATACGGGAGAGGGACCGGGACCGGGACCGGGACGGCGGCGCCCGCCGGGAGGACGTCGCACCACCGCCTCTGGCTGCACTCTTGTCCGAGAGCCGAAATTACCACAAGCATCCGGCGcggagcaggagcagggagcgagagaggtTCCGTCTGCGTGAGGAGCGCGGTGCTGGTGAGTCTCTACACCGTCAGCACCATCGCGACCTCGGGCTTCCCAGCCGCCCTCCGCTGCGGACCACAGCGGCGCTCCCCAAGAGCAAAGCGGCGGCCGAGCCGCTGGGGAGCCGCGGCGGGGGAAGCAGCCTGGAGTACAAGACTTTGCTCATCAGCAACCTGGGCTCCCAATTGACGGACGAGCAGGTGGAAGACGGATTGTTCCACGAGTTTAAAAAGTTCGGCGACGTGAGCGTCAAGATGTCCCACACCCCGGAACTCGGCCGCGTCGCCTACGTGAATTTCAGGCACCCGGACAACGCCAAGGAAGCGCGGCGGTCCAAGGCCAGGTTAGTGATGTACGATCGCCCGCTCAAAGTGGAGGCTGTGTACGTGCGACGGCGTAGCTGCACGCCTCCTGACGTGGGTTACGTGCCTGTGCACAGCCCCTACCACAGACAGCGCTCCGTGTCGCCCGGGGCCGGTAAGATCCGCGATGTCAGGCCCAGGCACTACGCCATGGAGCTGGGTCTCAgccgggagagagagcgggcgtTAGAGTACTACAGTATGCTGGACGAGAGGGCCCGCGCATTGGCCTATCAGCCGCCCGAAGAGGATCTAATGCCGGAGGACGACCAACGGGCCACCAGGAACTTATTTATCGGCAACCTGGACTCGAACGTGTCGGAGGCGGAGCTGCGCCGCGGCTTCCACAAGTTCGGCGTGATCGAGGAGGTGGTGATCAAGCGGCCGGCGCGGGGCCAGGGCGGGGCCTACGCCTTCCTCAACTTCCAGAACCTGGACATGGCGCACCGGGCCAAGGTGGCCATGTCGGGCCGGGTGTTCGGGGGGAACCCGGTGAAGATCGGCTACGGCAAGGCCAACCCCACCACGCGGCTGTGGGTGGGCGGCCTGGGCCCCGGCACGTCGCTGGCGGCGCTGGCCCGCGAGTTCGACCGCTTCGGCAGCATCCGCACGGTGGACTACGCCAAGGGCGACAGCTTCGCCTACGTGCAGTACGAGAGCCTGGACGCGGCGCAGGCCGCCTGCGCGCAGATGCGCGGCTTCCCCCTGGGCGGGCCGGAGCGCCGGCTCCGCGTGGACTTCGCCAAGGCCGAGGAGGCCCGCACCTACCCGCCCCCCTACCCgccgcccgccccgcccctgcccctgcaCCTGGAGCTGCTGGACGGGTACGCCTGGCACCGCGGGCTGGGCCAGGAGCTGCGGGCGCGAGACCGCACCCCGCCGCACGCGCTGTTCGccgagcgggagcgggagcgggagaggcCCTTCCTCGAGCGCGCCGATTGGCCGGACGGCCTGGAGAGGCGGGGCAGCCTGGAGGCGTTGGGGCGGGGCCGGGCGCGCAGCCGCAGCCGGGAACTGTGGGATAGGGAGGCGGGGCCCAAGGCGTGGGAGGAGCGGCGGAAGCGCAGGAGCCTATCGAGCGAGAGGGCCAGCGACCGGGGGCGGGGCAAAGCACGGGGGGCGGAGTCACCcacccacagccccgcccccaaaACGCCGGAGCCCCGCCCCAAAACGCCGGAGCGCCCCCCTGAggacggggcgggggggggccgCGGGGAGGCGGGGCGGAACCACCGGGGGGGCAGCGACAGCGAGGACGAGCCCgcgcccccccccgcgccccgccGCCCCGCCTCGCTGGCCGAGTTCGCCCACTCCCTGCCCCCCGCCTGGAGCGGCAGCCTGGTGCTGAAGAACAGCTGCTTCCCCACCAGCATGCACCTCCTGCAGGGCGGGGCCGGCTTCCTGCCCGCCCTGCTGCGTGACCAGGCCCCGCGCGCCGGGCCCATCACCCAGCTCAAGATCGCCCAGCGTCTGCGGCTGGACCAGCCCAAACTGGACGAGGTCACCCGCCGCATGAACCAGGGGGGCCCCGAGGGGTACGCCGTGCTGCTGGCCGTGCAGGGCCCCGTGGAGCGGGCCGGGGCCCTCGAACCCGGCCTCCAGACCCGGCTGCTCCGCAACCTGGTCACCTACCTGCGCAACAAGCAGGCCGCCGGGGTCATCGGCCTGCCCCTGGGGGGGGGCCGGGAGCGCCAGGGCGGGGGCATGCTCTACGCCTTCCCGCCCTGCGGCTTCTCCCAGCAGTACCTGCAGACTGCGCTCAGCACCCTGGGAaagctggaggaggagcacctggtggtcgtaATCGTCAAAGACTCCGTTTAA
- the LOC133138657 gene encoding poly(rC)-binding protein 4-like has product MNCEDFGEGGVSVTLTLRLLMHGKEVGSIIGKKGETVKRIREESGARVNISEGSCPERIITITGPTDCVYTAFNMITYKLEEDLAALVANGTVTSKPPVTLRLVIPASQCGSLIGKGGSKIKEIREGTGAQIQVAGDLLPNSTERAVTISGTQDAIVQCVRLICAVILESPPKGATIPYRPGPSPGAVLLPGNQVYDASEFGSHPLYSVTQGGLDLQQAYAIQNQYGIPHSELAKLHQLSLQQGMGAVAQSSASVLSGMDPSGSQTTSQELLIPNDLIGSIIGRQGTKISEIRQVSGAQIKIGSQLDGGSDRLVSITGTALSIGLAQYLITSCLETAKSTALSSAPLDLGVAFSPPPPAVGPSPAALAVLGGVPHGPMLGAPYGLPLSSLLGVKSVPFLALSAPAGTPAAMSPAHAAALAYTAKISSINGIKKPERQKFAPY; this is encoded by the exons AAAGGAGAGACAGTGAAGAGAATTCGAGAGGAG AGTGGAGCGCGGGTCAACATCTCAGAAGGCTCCTGTCCTGAGAGGATCATCACCATCACAGGGCCCACAGACTGCGTCTACACGGCCTTCAACATGATCACCTACAAACTGGAggag GACCTGGCGGCTCTGGTTGCCAACGGCACCGTCACCAGCAAACCGCCCGTCACCCTCAGACTGGTCATCCCAGCCAGTCAGTGCGGCTCCCTCATCGGCAAGGGCGGGTCCAAGATCAAAGAGATCAgagag GGAACGGGGGCGCAGATCCAGGTGGCGGGGGACCTCCTGCCCAACTCCACCGAGCGGGCCGTGACAATATCGGGCACACAGGACGCCATCGTGCAGTGCGTGAGACTCATCTGTGCCGTCATCCTGGAG tcccCCCCCAAAGGCGCTACGATTCCATACcgccccggcccctcccccggagCAGTACTCCTCCCAGGGAATCAG gtgtacgaTGCGTCTGAGTTCGGGTCACACCCGCTTTACTCGGTGACGCAGGGGGGTCTGGACCTGCAGCAG GCGTACGCTATACAGAACCAATATGGTATTCCACATTCAGAG CTAGCGAAGCTACAtcagctctctctgcagcagggTATGGGAGCTGTGGCCCAATCATCAGCCTCAGTTCTTTCTG gaaTGGATCCATCAGGGTCCCAAACAACCTCACAAGAGCTCCTGATCCCCAATGAC ctgattggctccATCATCGGGCGGCAGGGCACGAAGATCAGTGAGATCCGGCAGGTGTCCGGGGCGCAGATTAAGATCGGCAGCCAGCTGGACGGCGGCAGCGACAGGCTGGTCAGCATCACCGGCACGGCCCTCAGCATCGGCCTGGCCCAGTACCTCATCACCTCCTG TCTAGAGACGGCGAAGTCCACCGCTCTGTCCTCCGCTCCCCTGGACCTGGGCGTGGCGTTcagcccgcccccccccgcggTGGGGCCCAGCCCGGCGGCGCTGGCGGTCCTGGGCGGCGTCCCCCACGGGCCGATGCTGGGGGCCCCCTACGGCCTGCCGCTGTCCAGCCTCCTGGGCGTCAAGTCCGTCCCCTTCCTGGCTCTCTCGGCCCCCGCGGGCACGCCCGCTGCCATGAGCCCCGCCCACGCGGCCGCGCTGGCCTACACGGCCAAGATCTCCTCCATCAACGGCATCAAGAAGCCGGAGAGACAGAAGTTCGCACCCTACTGA